The Nostoc sp. NIES-3756 DNA window AACCTCTTGGCCTCGGCAAAAATTTCCTTGCTAACGTAGCCTGGTAGTTCATGGGTAACAAACTGGAGAGTTACCAAATCAAAAGATTGATCTGGTAAACCAGTATTTTCTGCCCTACCATGAATCCACTCGGATATTTCACTATTAACATCCCTAGTCCTAGCCACCGCCAGCATATAAGGCGACAAATCTAAACCCACAGTACGGACTGGATATCTTTCTTGGCGTTGATAGTAACGATGTAGCGCTAAGGTAGAGACACCAACCGAACAGCCAATATCTAAAATATCTCTGACTTGCTTAGGGCCATAAGTCTCTAAAGCATCATGAAAAGTACCACGTAACCTAGCATGGGCGGCTTCCCAAGTCAGATTTTCTTGCGGCCATACCCGTAACGCCATCGCATAAGTAGCCGACTCAGTTTCAAAAGCTGCATCCCAGCACAAATTACCTTCTGAGTACGCATGGAAGGGGACTTTGTAGTAGTCGGGATAGATAACATGAGGGTTAGTCACCGCCTCCAGCATTTTTTTCGCGGGTGATGCTTGGAGTGCTTCATAGTTCTTACGCCAGGGGACACCGTTTTTCTCAGCCGTTTTGATGAGAACCTTTCTGGCTTGCTGTTTCATCACCCCGTAAATGGGTTTAGTTTGAATTAACAAATTCACGAAATTGGAGAGTAAACTTTCACCAGCCCAGTCTGGCTTGTTCTTGTTGTTCATCCGTTTGAATATAATGAGGCGATAACTGCAATTACCTTTATTGTAGATTTGTAATGGCTTGCAGTATATTACAGAGTTCTAAAAAATTTCATTTGTATCGCCGAGCTGTAGTTGACAGTTGACAATTAACAGTCAACCGTCAACAAACCCTTAACTCTTGTTCACTTCTCGCGCCATATTCATGTAATAGTCGTCAATTTTTTTGGAATTAGGACGACGACGGGGAGTAACAGAAGTTTGAGGCGTAGCATTTTGAACATTAGAAACAGGCTCTTGGGGCAAAGCTTTTTTGGTACTTTGTGCCTCATCTGTTCCCAAAAAATAATCAGGCTGAGTAAAACCAAACAACTTGGCAAAAAAGCCAAATATATTACTGACAAAACTAAACAAACCTTTGAATAAAAGCCCAAACAAGCCTTCCAACCTAATGAACAAGTTCCGAAGAATTTGAGTCAAACGAAACATAGCAACACCCTCTATGATTGCCTATTCCTATTCTGACGTAATCTTCTGATGATATGTGGTACTAATTCGTAATTCGTATAAAATTTTGTTTTAGGTTGGTTTTAGGATTTTATTTTGTCTCTTACGCAAGGCTATCTACCCAATCTAGTGTGATTTTGCTAACATTATTGAGCCAACATTCACGGTAATTGGTAATTGGTAATCATCGAATAAAATTACCTATTAGCCATTACCTATTACCAACATCCAGGATATGATAAGTGTTCAAGCGAACATGGTATTATTGCAGAGATTGCTAAATTAACCAATATTCCCTTTAATAGAGTTTAATAAAGGAGGTTCAACACAAGAATAGCCAATAGTCAGTTCTAATAGTTGAGTTAAATGAGTAAATTTCCCATTGACCTTGATTTTAGCCATGTAGACTTATCCTCCTTGGAAACTGAGGAAGATGTTCGCCTTGAGGCCAAAAAATTACTACCTGCTGCACTTGTCTTGCTTGGTGAAGCTGTAGCGCTGCAAACCTGGGAAGAACTACAAAAGAATTTTTCTGGCAAATCTTCCCAAGCTGAGAAACGAAAATTTATTCAACAAACAGGAAAAAACTACCAACGTTCCGCTAGTAACCGAGAAAAACAAGAACTCGAAGATCATATAGTCGAACAGCTACGCCAACTGTTGTAGTTCATCGGATTTACTTAAGATAAACAAACTTTCATCACCCCCACGGCCAATTCTCAAGGTTTCATCTAGGTAGGTAATATCAAGGGTGGCCACCCTACCTTGAGAATTGTTAGCTGACACAACCTTAAATGGATTGAGTTGGGGGGTATAAATGCCAACAATCTTCTCAATAGACAGATAGCGTTTGTCAAAATAGACATTGATGCGTTTGTTGGGTACAAGTGATGAATCTTCTAGTGCTGGTTCAAAGCTAGCTGTCACCTTGACAAATCCTGATAGCAGCCCCAGAGAATGCTGGACATAAGCTAAGTTAAAGAATGATTTATTGCCAACATCGATAATTTGAAACACTTTACCTACCTTTAATCCCAATGGTAGGGAGTCTAAAGAACGGATTTCTCTAGCAGTGGAATATTGTAATTGCCAAGCTCCCTCTAGTAAAAAAGTAGCATACAACAGAGGATTAGGATTAGGATTGCAGCGTTCTAATTGGGTTGTTAACTGTTCAATTTCTGCGGCTATAGTTTTGTCTAGCTTCACATTGGTAACAGCAGAGCCAGGATTCTTAGATTGTATCTCCCCAAGTTTTGCTTGTAATTGTTCCTTTAACAAAAGTCGATTGTTCAAGGGTTTAATACTCCTTCCTAGAGACCCGGATATTTAATTTTGCCAAAGTCTGAATCATGTAATTCGTAATTAGTCAGCATAAACCAATTACGAATTACTAATTACTAATTACATCAAGAAGCTACAGGGGCAAACTCAGTTTTCACAGTTGCGTATGCCCAGTCCAACCAAGGAAGTAAAGCTTCAATATCTGAAGTTTCTACTGTAGCGCCTCCCCAAATCCGTAGTCCGGGGGGTGCTGCACGATAGGGTGCAATATCATAAGCTACTTGTTGTTTTTCCAGGAGTTTTGCTAGTTTCTTCGCAAATTTCCCTTGGTCTTCTGCACTTAGGCTAGAGAAAGCAGCATCGACAATTTTTAAGCAAATTGAAGTACAAGAGCGAGTTTCTGGCTTTTCAGCTAGGAAACCTGCCCAGTTGCTTTGTTCCACCCATTTGGCGATCGCCGCTAAATTAGCCTCACTGCGACTAATCAACCCAGCCAAACCGCCAATACTTTCAGCCCAAATCAACGCATCTAAGGCATCTTCTACACACAACATCGATGGTGTATTGATGGTATCACCCTTAAAAATACCTTCAATAAGTTTGCCTTTTTGGGAGAGGCGGAAAATCTTTGGTATAGGCCAAGCTGGCTGATAAGTTTCCAGTCTTTCCACCGCACGGGGTGAGAGGACAACCACACCATGCTGTGCTTCGCCACCTAATACTTTCTGCCAGGAGTAAGTCAGCACATCGATTTTTTCCCAAGGAATATCCATTGCAAACACCGCAGATGTAGCATCACAGATAGTTAAACCTTGGCGATCGTCTTTTATCCAGTCACCGTTGGGAACTCTGACACCCGAAGTTGTACCATTCCACAAAAACACCACATCATGGTCGAAATCAACTTCATCTAAATTGGGTAAGCCGCCATAGGGTGCTTTCAACAAGCGCACATCGGGTAACTTTAATTCATCTACCACATCTTTGACCCATTCTTGACCGAAACTTTCCCAAGCCAAGATATCTAAAGGTCTTTGTCCCAGTAGTGACCATAAGGCCATTTCTACAGCACCAGTATCAGAAGCCGGCACAATACCTAAACGATAATCAGCCGGCAAACCCAGAATTTTTTTAGAACGTTCAATAACGTCCGCTAATCTAGCTTTACCATCTTCAGACCTGTGGGAACGACCCACACAGGCGTTTTCCAGACTAGACACAGACCAACCAGGGCGCTTTGCACAGGGGCCAGAGGAAAAATGCGGAATATGAGGCTTAGTTGTTGGAAGCGTAAGATGCTCTGACATTGTTGCAGGAGGAAGCTTGTTGTAAGTAGTAATGTAGATACTACATTAGTTAATAGTCACTAGTCATTAGTCATTAGTCAACAGTCAAGCTAACTTTTAAGACCGTTTAATAATTCCTTTGTCAAAAATGCGATTATTAGTAGCGATCGCACTAACTTCTATCCTATCGGGGTAAACTTCATAAGTTGCGAAGCTTAAATCACTGGTGGAATACTCTGTCCATTGCGATCGCCCTACAGGACGATTACCCGCGCCAGCACCGCAAATTAAATAGGTTGTACCATCAATAGGGCGAGTACGTTCGTAACTGTGTTCGTGTCCATTGATATAAAGTTGGACTCCATATTTCTTAAACAGTGGCGTGAAGGTTTTCACGAAAGCTTGATTAGTTCCGTACACACCCGATGAATAAATGGGGTGATGTCCAAATACTACCTTCCACGAAGCATTACTACTACTTAATTCTTTTTCTAACCAAGGTAATTGATTTTGCCAATCAGCATTATTGTTAGTATCTAAAGCAAAAAATTGTATACCTTGGCGGCGAAATGTATAGTATCGCTTACCATTCATATTAAAACCAGGATAGCGGACTTGTGGATCACCGTTATCAGTGCGGATATCATGATTACCTAAACAAGCTTGAAATTTCACCTTTTGTTTGAGCAAATCTTGATAGGGACGCTCAAACACGGCATTTATTTTCTCAATCTCGCCGTTATTATAAATATTATCACCAGCTAAAACTACCAAATCATAGGGATTTTGCCTGTGATAATTTGTCATTGCCCTAGCTACAGCATACTGTCCTTTTGCCCCTGTTCCCGTATCAGCCACCGACACAAAGCGTAAGAGTAAATCCTTTTTGGGTGGTGCAGCTATAGCAACATCAGTACTTGAGTCATGTTGGTGAATAAATTTCCAGGTTAATAATCCAGCGCCAAAGGCACTGAAGCTACTTAAAAATAAAAATTGACGACGATTCAGATTCATAAATTCACCAAATTACTGAGTCTACAATTGCCGTTAAAACTGTTTGAGTAATCAACCTGTTTTAACATAGCATTGCCTGTATGATGTAAATCCGACTTTTTCCCCGACTTGACCAATAAAACTACCGACTTCAGCCGACTGACAAAAGAAAATGCGATCGCTTAGGCTATTGAGCATAGATAAAAGTATGGGTAGCATAAACGCTTTTCTAGTCTCTATTACTGCCAAATACAGCGTCGTATTCGTTAAATCTTATGACTTCCTTACCCGCAGACCTCAACCCCCAAAAAATTCCTCATCATATAGCCGTCATCATGGATGGTAACGGTAGATGGGCAACTAGCCGAGGACTACCACGCATAGCTGGACATCGCCAAGGTGCAAGCACCCTCAAAAAATTATTACGCTGTTGCAAAGATTGGGGAATCAAAGCTTTAACCGCCTACGCCTTCTCTACAGAAAATTGGCAACGCCCCATTGAAGAAGTAGATTTTCTCATGCACTTATTTGAGCGGTTACTACGCCGCGAGTTAGCTCAGATGCACCAAGAAGGAGTGAGAATTTCTTTTATTGGCGATTTGTCGGGTTTACCCCCATCTCTGCAAACAGAAATGGAACATTCAATGAAACAAACATTGAATAATCAAGCAATTCACTTTACTATTGCTGTAAACTACGGCAGCCGTCACGAAATTACAAAAGCCTGTCGTCAACTAGCTCAACTAGTGCAACAAGGTAAACTGGATGCAGCAACCATCAATGAAAGCCTTGTAGAAAAATATCTCCATACAGGAGAGACTCCAGCACCAGATTTACTGATTCGCACTAGCGGAGAAATGCGGTTAAGTAATTTTCTGTTGTGGCAAATGGCGTACACAGAGATGTACTTTACTGAT harbors:
- a CDS encoding class I SAM-dependent methyltransferase, whose translation is MNNKNKPDWAGESLLSNFVNLLIQTKPIYGVMKQQARKVLIKTAEKNGVPWRKNYEALQASPAKKMLEAVTNPHVIYPDYYKVPFHAYSEGNLCWDAAFETESATYAMALRVWPQENLTWEAAHARLRGTFHDALETYGPKQVRDILDIGCSVGVSTLALHRYYQRQERYPVRTVGLDLSPYMLAVARTRDVNSEISEWIHGRAENTGLPDQSFDLVTLQFVTHELPGYVSKEIFAEAKRLLRPGGYIAIVDNNPRSPVIQNLPPVLYTLMKSTEPWSDDYYSFNIEAALQQVGFMPPITVPSDPRHRTIIARKPV
- a CDS encoding threonine dehydratase produces the protein MFRLTQILRNLFIRLEGLFGLLFKGLFSFVSNIFGFFAKLFGFTQPDYFLGTDEAQSTKKALPQEPVSNVQNATPQTSVTPRRRPNSKKIDDYYMNMAREVNKS
- a CDS encoding PAP/fibrillin family protein, giving the protein MNNRLLLKEQLQAKLGEIQSKNPGSAVTNVKLDKTIAAEIEQLTTQLERCNPNPNPLLYATFLLEGAWQLQYSTAREIRSLDSLPLGLKVGKVFQIIDVGNKSFFNLAYVQHSLGLLSGFVKVTASFEPALEDSSLVPNKRINVYFDKRYLSIEKIVGIYTPQLNPFKVVSANNSQGRVATLDITYLDETLRIGRGGDESLFILSKSDELQQLA
- a CDS encoding phosphoserine transaminase; translation: MSEHLTLPTTKPHIPHFSSGPCAKRPGWSVSSLENACVGRSHRSEDGKARLADVIERSKKILGLPADYRLGIVPASDTGAVEMALWSLLGQRPLDILAWESFGQEWVKDVVDELKLPDVRLLKAPYGGLPNLDEVDFDHDVVFLWNGTTSGVRVPNGDWIKDDRQGLTICDATSAVFAMDIPWEKIDVLTYSWQKVLGGEAQHGVVVLSPRAVERLETYQPAWPIPKIFRLSQKGKLIEGIFKGDTINTPSMLCVEDALDALIWAESIGGLAGLISRSEANLAAIAKWVEQSNWAGFLAEKPETRSCTSICLKIVDAAFSSLSAEDQGKFAKKLAKLLEKQQVAYDIAPYRAAPPGLRIWGGATVETSDIEALLPWLDWAYATVKTEFAPVAS
- a CDS encoding metallophosphoesterase family protein translates to MNLNRRQFLFLSSFSAFGAGLLTWKFIHQHDSSTDVAIAAPPKKDLLLRFVSVADTGTGAKGQYAVARAMTNYHRQNPYDLVVLAGDNIYNNGEIEKINAVFERPYQDLLKQKVKFQACLGNHDIRTDNGDPQVRYPGFNMNGKRYYTFRRQGIQFFALDTNNNADWQNQLPWLEKELSSSNASWKVVFGHHPIYSSGVYGTNQAFVKTFTPLFKKYGVQLYINGHEHSYERTRPIDGTTYLICGAGAGNRPVGRSQWTEYSTSDLSFATYEVYPDRIEVSAIATNNRIFDKGIIKRS
- a CDS encoding isoprenyl transferase; the protein is MTSLPADLNPQKIPHHIAVIMDGNGRWATSRGLPRIAGHRQGASTLKKLLRCCKDWGIKALTAYAFSTENWQRPIEEVDFLMHLFERLLRRELAQMHQEGVRISFIGDLSGLPPSLQTEMEHSMKQTLNNQAIHFTIAVNYGSRHEITKACRQLAQLVQQGKLDAATINESLVEKYLHTGETPAPDLLIRTSGEMRLSNFLLWQMAYTEMYFTDILWPDFDTEAFHQALLSYQKRDRRFGQVKTFLSA